A window from Leifsonia shinshuensis encodes these proteins:
- the truB gene encoding tRNA pseudouridine(55) synthase TruB — protein MTGSGLILIDKPDGMTSHDVVARVRKAAGTRKVGHAGTLDPMATGLLIVGVNSSTRLLTYIVGADKEYLATIRLGAASTTDDAEGELLPPATTEELDAVSGEAIATGILALTGEIEQVPSSVSAIKVDGKRAYARVRAGEQVELKARAVTVAEFELLETRRGEGFIDLDVRVVCSSGTYIRSLARDLGAALDVGGHLTALRRTRIGAFSVQDAHELTGLDAQAALIPAVEAATRLFERLDLTEQQAIDLTHGRRIHLADREGPGGEPVAAVAPSGALVGLVEFRGKEARTLVNFPTDEAVAPSEGSA, from the coding sequence ATGACCGGAAGCGGCCTCATCCTGATCGACAAGCCCGACGGGATGACGAGTCACGACGTCGTCGCGCGCGTGCGGAAGGCGGCCGGAACGCGCAAGGTCGGCCACGCCGGCACGCTCGACCCGATGGCGACCGGGCTGCTCATCGTCGGGGTCAACTCCTCCACGCGCCTGCTCACCTACATCGTCGGGGCCGACAAGGAGTACCTGGCGACCATCCGTCTGGGCGCGGCGTCCACGACCGACGACGCCGAGGGCGAGCTGCTTCCGCCCGCGACCACGGAGGAGTTGGATGCCGTGAGCGGCGAGGCGATCGCCACGGGCATCCTCGCGCTCACCGGCGAGATCGAGCAGGTGCCGAGCTCGGTGAGCGCCATCAAGGTGGACGGCAAGCGCGCCTACGCCCGCGTGCGCGCGGGGGAGCAGGTCGAGCTGAAGGCGCGGGCCGTCACGGTCGCCGAGTTCGAACTGCTCGAGACGCGGCGCGGTGAGGGCTTCATCGACCTGGATGTGCGGGTCGTCTGCTCGTCGGGAACGTACATCCGCTCGCTGGCCCGCGATCTCGGAGCCGCCCTCGACGTGGGTGGGCACCTGACCGCGCTCCGCCGCACCCGCATCGGCGCCTTCTCGGTTCAGGATGCGCACGAGCTGACCGGACTCGACGCGCAGGCCGCGCTGATCCCGGCGGTCGAGGCGGCCACCCGGCTGTTCGAGCGGCTCGACCTCACCGAGCAGCAGGCCATCGACCTGACCCACGGCCGCCGCATCCACCTCGCCGACCGGGAGGGCCCGGGCGGGGAGCCGGTCGCGGCCGTCGCCCCGAGCGGCGCGCTCGTCGGGCTGGTCGAATTCCGCGGAAAGGAAGCCAGGACGCTCGTGAACTTCCCCACGGACGAAGCCGTCGCGCCGTCGGAGGGCAGCGCATGA